One Alteromonas sp. KC3 DNA segment encodes these proteins:
- the ctlX gene encoding citrulline utilization hydrolase CtlX has product MQTNYAVSTKSIIPNTVLMVRPNAFRPNEQTAKDNSFQAPLDIVNANTSKISKDAKREFDDMVSTLRRNGINVEVFDSEEKNTPDSVFPNNWLSTHPNGLLITYPMHCENRRAERRDDIVSYLHQHYNVQQAIDLSFLEKDGHIVEGTGAMVIDHVNALAYACLSQRANKTAVTLACEAIGLTPICFKAFDTLGTAVYHTNVIMCVGSDFAIVATSMIEKNDKHMVLSTLKKTGKIVIDISEEQVNSFAGNCLELLNSSGKRLLLLSKTAFDSLNEAQLALLPGALTLLPIAVPTIEMGGGSVRCMVAGIHLQHKRPYRTNCNV; this is encoded by the coding sequence ATGCAAACCAATTACGCCGTATCTACCAAGTCAATTATACCGAACACTGTACTAATGGTGCGCCCTAACGCCTTCCGCCCCAACGAGCAAACGGCTAAAGACAATAGCTTTCAGGCGCCTCTTGATATAGTGAATGCGAACACGTCGAAAATTTCAAAAGATGCGAAGCGAGAATTTGACGACATGGTAAGCACCTTACGTAGAAATGGTATAAACGTAGAGGTTTTTGATAGCGAAGAAAAAAATACGCCTGATTCGGTATTTCCGAATAACTGGCTTAGCACTCACCCCAATGGTTTATTAATTACGTATCCAATGCACTGTGAAAACCGCAGAGCAGAGCGTCGTGACGATATTGTCAGTTATCTGCATCAGCACTACAACGTGCAGCAAGCTATAGATTTGTCTTTTCTTGAAAAAGACGGACACATTGTTGAGGGCACAGGGGCGATGGTTATCGATCACGTAAACGCGCTAGCCTATGCTTGCCTCTCCCAGCGCGCCAATAAAACAGCTGTAACATTGGCTTGTGAAGCCATTGGCTTAACGCCCATATGTTTTAAAGCGTTTGATACTTTGGGTACGGCTGTTTACCACACCAACGTAATAATGTGTGTGGGCAGCGACTTTGCCATTGTTGCTACCAGCATGATAGAAAAAAACGACAAACATATGGTGCTTTCAACGCTTAAGAAGACAGGTAAAATAGTTATCGATATCAGCGAAGAACAAGTGAATAGTTTTGCAGGAAATTGCTTAGAACTTTTGAATAGCAGTGGAAAACGCTTATTACTTCTGTCAAAAACTGCTTTCGATTCATTGAATGAAGCGCAATTAGCATTACTACCTGGTGCTCTTACTCTACTCCCCATCGCTGTTCCTACTATTGAAATGGGAGGAGGCTCTGTTCGTTGCATGGTGGCTGGCATTCACCTTCAACATAAACGCCCGTACCGCACTAATTGCAATGTGTGA
- the lpxH gene encoding UDP-2,3-diacylglucosamine diphosphatase, producing MSFTYFIADLHLSADRPDITECLMRFLREDAINGDALYVLGDLFEVWIGDDNVTPFNTEIAAAFKKVSAHCPIYFIHGNRDFAIRETWLNKAGMTLLNEQEVIDLYGTPTLLTHGDELCTKDVAYQKFRKKSRGWWWPRLMLALPLWYRQRVADNGRAESKANQKNLKPEIMDVTPEEVIKVMEKWGVQRMIHGHTHRPNIHSLTANGKPASRIVLGDWYDQGSVLKVTPSEVMLQHHNFT from the coding sequence ATGTCGTTTACCTACTTTATCGCCGATTTACATTTAAGTGCTGACCGCCCGGATATAACCGAATGCTTAATGCGTTTTTTACGTGAAGATGCCATTAATGGTGACGCACTTTATGTACTGGGTGATTTATTTGAAGTATGGATTGGAGACGACAACGTTACACCGTTTAACACCGAAATTGCAGCTGCATTTAAGAAGGTAAGTGCCCACTGCCCTATCTACTTTATTCACGGTAACCGCGATTTTGCGATACGCGAAACATGGCTGAATAAAGCAGGCATGACGTTACTTAATGAGCAAGAAGTTATAGACCTTTATGGCACGCCTACACTACTTACTCACGGTGACGAATTGTGCACAAAAGATGTGGCCTATCAAAAGTTTCGCAAGAAGTCCCGTGGTTGGTGGTGGCCTAGATTAATGCTAGCCCTACCTTTATGGTATCGACAACGTGTTGCCGATAATGGGCGCGCCGAAAGTAAAGCCAACCAAAAGAACCTCAAGCCTGAGATTATGGATGTTACGCCAGAAGAAGTAATTAAAGTAATGGAAAAATGGGGGGTTCAGCGCATGATCCACGGACATACTCACCGTCCAAATATTCATTCACTCACGGCCAATGGAAAGCCTGCGTCTCGTATTGTATTAGGCGATTGGTATGATCAAGGCAGTGTATTGAAGGTCACTCCCTCAGAAGTTATGTTACAACATCACAATTTTACGTAA
- the cysS gene encoding cysteine--tRNA ligase — MLHLYNTRTREKAKFVPLEEGKVGLYVCGITVYDVCHMGHARTYLSFDTLVRYMRHLGLDVKYVRNITDIDDKIIARANENGESFEALTKRTIAMMHEDFAAINLLEPDVEPTVSGHMDEIIAVIERLVDKGYAYQAKSGDVLFDVSKFDDYGKLSKQDLEQLNAGARVEVAAGKDDPLDFVLWKSTKPGEPAWASPWGEGRPGWHIECSAMNHKHLGAHFDIHGGGSDLIFPHHENEVAQSCCAYDTPYVNVWMHTGMVQVNDEKMSKSLGNFFTLRDVLKEHDSETLRFFLMSAHYRSQLSYSQDNITQAKAALERLYTALRGVDIDDTTDLSYGGYLARFEAAMNDDLNVPEAFSVLFEVARELNRQKDNQSEAGKLAAVLKGLGAILGMLQSDPDAFLKGGEGNDDEVAEIEALIKQRNDARAAKDWAAADAARDALTAKGVVLEDGPSGTTWRKA; from the coding sequence ATGCTACATCTTTACAATACCCGAACCCGTGAAAAAGCGAAGTTTGTTCCGCTTGAAGAAGGGAAAGTGGGTTTGTATGTGTGTGGTATCACCGTATATGACGTGTGTCACATGGGTCATGCAAGAACGTATTTAAGCTTCGATACGCTAGTGCGTTACATGCGCCACTTAGGGCTTGACGTTAAATACGTACGAAACATTACTGATATTGACGACAAAATTATTGCGCGTGCCAATGAAAATGGTGAGAGCTTTGAAGCATTAACTAAGCGCACCATTGCAATGATGCACGAAGACTTTGCAGCCATTAACTTGCTGGAGCCCGATGTTGAGCCAACAGTGAGTGGCCATATGGATGAAATTATCGCGGTTATTGAGCGTTTGGTTGATAAAGGCTATGCGTACCAAGCAAAAAGCGGCGATGTGCTTTTCGATGTAAGTAAGTTTGATGATTACGGAAAGTTGAGCAAGCAAGACCTTGAACAGTTAAATGCTGGCGCGCGCGTTGAAGTTGCTGCAGGCAAAGATGATCCATTAGATTTCGTATTGTGGAAATCGACGAAACCAGGTGAACCCGCGTGGGCATCACCATGGGGAGAAGGCCGTCCTGGCTGGCATATCGAATGTTCTGCGATGAATCACAAGCATTTGGGCGCGCACTTCGATATTCACGGTGGAGGTTCTGACCTTATCTTCCCACACCATGAAAATGAAGTTGCACAGTCATGCTGCGCGTATGACACGCCGTACGTGAACGTGTGGATGCACACAGGCATGGTGCAAGTTAACGACGAGAAAATGTCAAAGTCGTTAGGTAACTTTTTTACATTAAGAGATGTGTTAAAAGAGCATGACTCAGAAACGTTGCGTTTCTTTTTGATGTCTGCACACTATCGCAGTCAGTTAAGTTACTCGCAAGACAACATTACGCAGGCGAAAGCTGCCCTAGAACGCTTGTATACGGCATTGCGTGGCGTAGACATTGATGACACGACTGATTTGTCTTATGGCGGTTATTTAGCCCGCTTCGAGGCGGCAATGAATGATGACCTGAACGTGCCAGAAGCCTTTTCAGTGTTGTTTGAAGTGGCCCGTGAGCTTAATCGTCAGAAAGATAACCAGAGTGAAGCTGGCAAGTTGGCTGCTGTATTAAAAGGCTTGGGTGCAATTTTGGGCATGCTACAAAGCGACCCTGATGCGTTCTTGAAAGGCGGTGAAGGTAACGACGACGAAGTGGCAGAAATTGAAGCGCTTATCAAGCAGCGCAACGATGCACGTGCGGCAAAAGATTGGGCTGCTGCTGACGCTGCGCGTGATGCGCTAACAGCGAAAGGCGTTGTATTAGAAGACGGCCCAAGCGGAACAACGTGGCGAAAAGCGTAG
- a CDS encoding peptidylprolyl isomerase gives MVTLKTNFGDIKLELFEDKAPKTVANFISYVEDGFFDNTIFHRVINNFMIQGGGFTPDMDQKDTKAPIENEADNGVANEVGTIAMARTQDPHSATAQFFINVNNNDFLNHSSKSVNGWGYCAFGKVVEGMDVVEKIKAVKTGNHGYHQDVPVEPVVIESATVSE, from the coding sequence ATGGTTACACTAAAAACAAACTTTGGTGACATCAAACTTGAGCTATTCGAAGATAAAGCGCCTAAAACAGTGGCTAACTTTATCTCTTATGTAGAAGACGGCTTTTTCGATAACACTATTTTCCATCGCGTTATCAATAACTTCATGATCCAAGGTGGCGGTTTCACCCCTGACATGGATCAAAAAGACACTAAAGCACCTATTGAAAATGAAGCAGACAACGGTGTTGCTAATGAAGTAGGTACTATTGCAATGGCACGTACGCAAGACCCACATTCAGCGACGGCACAGTTCTTTATTAACGTAAATAACAACGACTTCCTAAACCATTCAAGCAAGAGTGTTAACGGATGGGGCTACTGTGCATTTGGTAAAGTAGTAGAAGGCATGGACGTTGTAGAAAAAATTAAAGCAGTGAAGACTGGCAACCACGGTTATCATCAAGACGTACCGGTAGAACCTGTTGTAATCGAATCTGCAACAGTATCTGAATAA